The proteins below are encoded in one region of Natronococcus sp. CG52:
- a CDS encoding ABC transporter ATP-binding protein, with protein sequence MTSSNDGTASITFDDARKVYGDEFVAIEGVDAHIEPGEFITIVGPSGSGKSTLLRMIAGLEKISDGDIQIGGESVKGVEPQHRGIAMVFQNYALYPHMSVRKNMSYGLKLTTDLPDNEIKQRVQETAEMMGIEDQLSAKPSELSGGQQQRVATGRAIVRDPEVFLMDEPLSNLDAKLKVHMRTELQRLQEDLGTTTIYVTHDQHEALTMSDRIIVLNAGELQQFATPDEIYDRPVNRFVADFIGSPSMNFFDVELNERTLVGDHVEYSVPEPVAEAIREGQTGDGLELGIRPENISLGSDGANAISATVEVVEVAGSDNFVYLDVGGNECRVRVPSDVKPTVGEPVQFTFDPADIHVFDRQTGRNVLRTLESRQQVSEEASP encoded by the coding sequence ATGACGAGTTCGAACGACGGAACGGCATCGATTACGTTCGATGACGCGAGAAAGGTGTACGGCGATGAGTTCGTTGCCATCGAGGGGGTTGACGCCCACATTGAACCCGGCGAGTTCATCACGATCGTCGGACCATCCGGATCGGGCAAGTCGACGTTGCTTCGGATGATCGCAGGTCTCGAGAAAATATCCGATGGCGACATCCAAATCGGTGGCGAGAGCGTCAAGGGCGTCGAACCGCAGCACCGTGGCATCGCTATGGTGTTCCAGAACTACGCGCTCTATCCGCATATGTCGGTCCGGAAAAACATGTCCTACGGGCTGAAGCTGACGACGGACCTTCCGGATAACGAGATCAAACAGCGAGTGCAAGAGACGGCTGAAATGATGGGTATCGAGGACCAGTTGAGCGCTAAGCCGAGCGAGCTCTCCGGCGGACAACAACAGCGCGTCGCGACGGGACGAGCCATCGTCCGCGACCCCGAGGTCTTCCTGATGGACGAGCCGCTGTCGAACCTCGACGCGAAGCTCAAAGTCCACATGCGGACCGAACTCCAGCGTCTGCAGGAGGATCTGGGAACGACGACGATCTACGTCACCCACGATCAGCACGAGGCGCTCACGATGAGCGACCGCATTATCGTTCTGAACGCGGGCGAACTCCAGCAGTTCGCGACACCGGACGAGATATACGACCGACCCGTGAACCGATTCGTCGCGGACTTTATCGGAAGTCCGTCGATGAACTTCTTCGACGTCGAGTTGAACGAGCGGACGCTCGTCGGCGACCACGTCGAGTACTCGGTTCCCGAACCGGTCGCTGAGGCGATCCGAGAGGGCCAGACGGGAGACGGTCTCGAGCTGGGGATCCGACCCGAGAACATCTCGCTCGGTTCCGACGGCGCCAACGCCATCTCCGCGACGGTCGAGGTGGTCGAGGTTGCGGGAAGCGACAACTTCGTCTACCTCGACGTCGGCGGGAACGAGTGTCGAGTTCGCGTCCCGAGCGACGTGAAACCGACGGTCGGCGAACCGGTTCAGTTCACGTTCGACCCGGCGGACATCCACGTCTTCGACAGACAGACCGGACGGAACGTCCTCAGAACGCTCGAGTCGAGACAACAGGTTTCCGAGGAAGCGTCTCCCTGA